One genomic window of Quercus lobata isolate SW786 chromosome 9, ValleyOak3.0 Primary Assembly, whole genome shotgun sequence includes the following:
- the LOC115961681 gene encoding endoribonuclease Dicer homolog 3 has protein sequence MHSTMQDFHTSLKKISFSGMASNTETSLLNALLDHSPQESPTSHNSRHFFPRRYQEEVFEVAKRWNTIAVLKTGAGKTIIAVMLIKHRGQDINFCTDHKKIIFLAPTVHLVHQQFGVIKNYTDFEVEEYYGDKGVDEWNLMRWEKEIYEHDVLVMTPQILLDALRKAFVSLEKVRLLIFDECHHATGNHPYTKIMKEFYHKSSEKPKIFGMTASPVIRKGVSSTIDCECQLSELESILDSQIYTTDDGKEMEVHVPSAKETCIFYDQAWFPSLNLKAKLEASWSKFDALLLKLPGSQHSHYKDIDEKLKTLRKRLSNDLAKILYCLDDLGPICAYEAVKVCLENAPNGQEDFEIYREISLECKYFLEEVLCIIGELFPHGNENFLDVGLDHTKAVHFGYISPKLHELLHIFLSFGGASHVPCLIFVDRIVTAKVIERFVKKVTCLSHFTVSYLTGSNTANDSLAPKMQKEILESFRSGKVNLLLTTDVVEEGIHVPDCSCVIRFDMPKTVRSYVQSRGRARQNDSLFVMMLERGNMKQRNQLFDIIKSEYSMKNTALNRDPDSCTLKPCRIGETNAYFVNATGASVSSDSSVSLINRYCAKLPGDRYYTPKPNFQFSISNGFYECKLILPPNAAFQTIVGPLSSNSQISKQLACLEACKKLHQMGVLNDHLQPSIEEPSANDLNINCKESASGAGTTKRKELHGLTRIRALSGTWGEKLDGTIFQAYKFDFSCTVIDEIYSGFVLLIDSRLDDDVGNVKLDLYLVSRMVKSSVSSYGQVHLDAEQMMKAKCFQEFFFNGLYGRLFVGSESAGTKREFLLQHETTLLWSPSCMYLLLPLETLNTSSIHENLRINWTGINSAASVVEFLKKNSFLGSQHCNGNRENSSPCRINLSQTKCKDANIINFANCSVNVNDLKDMVVLAIHTGRIYSIIEVVSNSSANSHFVGDTSAETSFEQMPNGVLSDYNTFIDYFHKKYGIALMYPEQPLLRLKQSHNPHNLLKNFNGTSSCDGLVNEKTQIHVFVPPEILVYINVSVDVLRSFYLLPALMHRLESLMLASQLRGEISCPSSDFQISSSLILEALTTLRCCESFSMERLELLGDSVLKYAVSCHLFLKYPEKHEGQLTARRSWAICNSNLHKLGTDHKLQGYIRDSAFDPRRWVAPGHRSIHPVPCECGVDALEVPLDAQFQTVDMKVKVGVCCDRGHRWMTSKTVADCVEALIGAYYVGGGLVAALHMIKWLGIDAELEPTSVLEAITRASLHSYIPKTNEIETLESKLGYIFSTKSLLQEAITHASEQEAGVGYCYQRLEFLGDSVLDLLITWHLYQSHTDIDPGKLTDLRGAAVSNENFAQAAVRRNIQPHLRHCSGLLLSQIADYVRSLTESTETTRTLEEPKCPKALGDMVESIAGAILIDTKLHLDDVWRIFKPLLSPIVTPDNLVLHPLRKLNELCDSLGYFKKEIFNGGEIVHVEIRLQLEDELLIGEGYHRNRKAARGQAAKSVLKKLENKGILDSQCDFKRRTGCPGHTNNSSSQDIDINSCRKISDEGSSESIIQIKQKTAETQLPAESTTDASLGHDCSKKTRSPNIATPVIKSINFKRGGPRTTLFDICKRLQWPMPTFTPTEHKSRTPIEIGEGPERRTGFNIFVSKISIHIPNSGIIMCTGDPRADKKSSFDSAALVMLNELARLEKLVIADSATIGE, from the exons ATGCATTCTACGATGCAAGATTTTCAtacttctcttaaaaaaataagtttcagTGGCATGGCCTCCAACACGGAAACAAGTCTTCTCAATGCTCTTCTTGATCATTCTCCTCAAGAATCACCAACTTCCCACAATTCCAGGCACTTCTTCCCCAGAag GTATCAAGAAGAAGTGTTTGAAGTTGCAAAGAGGTGGAACACAATAGCAGTGTTGAagactggtgctgggaagactataattGCTGTCATGCTCATCAAACACAGGGGTCAAGATATCAACTTTTGCACTGACCATAAGAAGATCATTTTCTTGGCTCCCACTGTTCATCTTGTCCATCAG CAATTTGGTGTAATTAAGAATTATACGGATTTTGAGGTGGAAGAGTACTATGGAGACAAGGGGGTTGATGAATGGAACTTAATGCGCTGGGAAAAGGAAATTTATGAGCATGAC GTATTGGTTATGACACCCCAGATTCTCTTGGATGCATTGAGAAAGGCATTTGTCAGTCTAGAAAAAGTACGCTTGCTGATTTTTGATGAATGCCATCATGCTACTGGAAACCATCcttatacaaaaataatgaag GAATTTTATCACAAATCTAGTGAGAAGCCAAAGATTTTTGGAATGACAGCATCACCTGTAATTAGAAAAG GTGTCTCATCCACCATTGATTGTGAGTGTCAATTGTCAGAACTTGAGAGCATCCTGGATTCCCAG ATATATACTACTGATGACGGAAAAGAGATGGAAGTACATGTTCCCTCTGCAAAAGAAACTTGTATATTTTATGACCAAGCTTGGTTTCCCAGCTTGAATTTGAAAGCAAAGTTGGAAGCCTCATGGTCTAAG TTTGATGCTTTATTGTTAAAGTTACCCGGGTCACAGCATAGTCACTACAAAGACATTGATGAAAAACTCAAGACGCTGCGAAAGAGGTTGTCCAATGATCTTGCAAAGATTTTGTACTGCCTTGATGATCTAGGTCCAATATGTGCCTATGAG GCGGTTAAAGTCTGTCTAGAGAATGCCCCTAATGGCCAAGAAGATTTTGAGATTTATAGAGAAATTTCCCTAGAGTGTAAATATTTTCTTGAGGAAGTCCTATGCATAATTGGGGAGCTTTTTCCACATG gcaatgaaaattttttggatgTTGGACTTGACCATACTAAAGCAGTTCATTTTGGCTACATATCTCCAAAATTGCATGAACTGCTTCATATTTTCCTATCATTTGg AGGAGCTAGCCATGTACCATGCCTTATCTTTGTTGATAGAATTGTTACAGCTAAAGTCATTGAAAGATTTGTGAAGAAAGTTACTTGTTTGTCTCATTTCACTGTTTCATATTTAACTGGAAGTAATACAGCAAATGATTCACTGGCAccaaaaatgcaaaaggaaaTTTTGGAATCATTTCGCTCTGGAAAG GTCAATCTATTATTAACTACTGATGTAGTTGAGGAGGGGATTCATGTACCAGACTGCTCCTGTGTGATACGTTTTGATATGCCCAAGACAGTCCGGAGTTATGTTCAGTCTCGTGGACGGGCTCGACAAAATGATTCTTTATTTGTTATGATGCTTGAGAG GGGAAACATGAAACAAAGGAATCAACTATTTGACATCATAAAAAGCGAGTATTCGATGAAAAACACAGCATTAAATAGAGACCCTGATTCATGCACCTTGAAACCTTGTAGAATTGGGGAAACAAATGCATATTTTGTCAATGCAACTGGAGCATCAGTTAGTTCAGATTCTAGTGTCAGTCTCATAAATCGATATTGTGCAAAGCTCCCTGGTGATAG GTACTACACTCCAAAGCCAAATTTTCAGTTCTCAATTTCCAATGGGTTTTATGAGTGTAAATTAATTTTACCTCCTAATGCGGCCTTTCAAACTATAGTTGGTCCCTTGAGCAGTAATTCTCAAATATCCAAGCAACTCGCATGCTTGGAAGCATGCAAGAAGCTGCATCAAATGGGTGTTTTGAATGATCACCTTCAACCTTCCATAGAAGAGCCTTCAGCAAATGATCTCAATATAAATTGCAAGGAATCAGCTTCGGGTGCTG GAACAACTAAAAGGAAGGAATTGCATGGATTAACTAGAATCCGTGCATTATCTGGAACTTGGGGCGAAAAACTTGATGGCACCATATTTCAGGCCTACAAATTTGACTTCTCCTGTACTGTTATTGATGAGATTTATTCTGGATTTGTTCTTCTAATCGATTCAAGGCTTGATGATGATGTGGGAAATGTGAAATTGGATCTTTACTTGGTCTCAAGGATGGTTAAGTCTAGTGTGTCTTCTTATGGGCAAGTGCATTTGGATGCAGAACAG ATGATGAAAGCAAAGTGCTTTCAggaatttttctttaatggttTGTATGGGAGATTGTTTGTTGGATCTGAATCAGCTGGAACAAAAAGAGAATTTCTACTTCAGCATGAAACAACTCTACTGTGGAGCCCATCGTGCATGTATTTGCTTCTGCCACTCGAGACATTGAACACTTCATCAATTCATGAAAATTTGAGAATCAATTGGACGGGAATCAATTCTGCTGCTTCTGTAGTagaatttttgaagaaaaactccTTTCTGGGTTCTCAGCACTGTAATGGTAATAGAGAAAATTCATCACCATGTAGGATTAATTTATCTCAAACAAAATGCAAGGATGCCAACATAATCAACTTTGCTAATTGTTCAGTCAATGTAAACGATCTTAAAGATATGGTAGTGTTGGCTATTCACACCGGAAGAATCTACTCCATTATTGAAGTTGTGAGTAATTCATCGGCTAATAGTCATTTTGTGGGTGATACATCTGCTGAGACTTCTTTTGAACAGATGCCTAATGGGGTTTTATCAGATTATAATACTTTTATCGACTACTTCCACAAGAA GTATGGAATTGCGCTTATGTACCCGGAACAGCCTTTGTTACGGTTGAAGCAAAGTCATAACCCACACAACCTTCTCAAGAATTTTAATG GTACTTCTTCTTGTGATGGCCTAGTTAATGAAAAGACTCAAATTCATGTTTTTGTGCCACCTGAGATTTTAGTCTACATCAATGTTTCGGTGGACGTTTTAAGATCATTTTACCTGCTACCGGCATTGATGCACCGTCTGGAATCTCTGATGTTAGCCAGCCAGCTTAGAGGAGAGATCAGTTGTCCCTCTAGTGACTTCCAAATTTCAAGCTCATTG ATTCTGGAAGCACTGACAACACTAAGATGTTGTGAAAGTTTTTCAATGGAGCGTCTGGAATTGCTTGGGGATTCGGTTCTAAAGTATGCTGTGAGTTGCCACCTATTTCTTAAATATCCAGAAAAACATGAAGGACAATTAACTGCTCGCCGCTCATGGGCTATTTGCAATTCAAACCTACATAAATTAGGAACAGATCACAAATTACAG GGTTATATACGAGATAGTGCATTTGATCCACGTCGTTGGGTTGCTCCAGGACACCGCTCTATACATCCTGTTCCTTGTGAATGTGGTGTGGATGCCTTAGAAGTGCCCTTGGATGCCCAATTCCAAACTGTAGACATGAAAGTTAAAGTTGGAGTTTGCTGTGATAGAGGTCACAGATGGATGACTTCAAAAACAGTAGCTGATTGTGTTGAGGCACTCATCGGAGCATACTATGTTGGTGGTGGATTGGTTGCTGCACTTCACATGATTAAGTGGCTTGGAATTGATGCTGAACTTGAGCCTACATCAGTACTTGAAGCCATTACAAGAGCATCTCTACATTCTTACATCCCAAAAACTAATGAGATTGAAACTCTAGAGTCAAAGCTTGGGTATATATTTTCCACCAAGAGTCTGTTACAGGAGGCCATAACACATGCATCTGAGCAAGAAGCAGGAGTTGGCTACTGTTACCAG AGGCTGGAATTTCTTGGGGACTCAGTATTGGATCTGCTAATTACCTGGCATCTCTATCAAAGCCACACAGATATTGATCCAGGCAAGTTGACTGACTTGCGTGGAGCTGCAGTTAGCAATGAAAACTTTGCTCAAGCTGCAGTCAGAAGAAACATTCAACCACACCTTCGACATTGCTCTGGGTTACTTCTTAGTCAAATAGCAGATTATGTGAGGTCATTAACTGAATCTACTGAAACCACTAGGACACTGGAAGAACCAAAATGTCCGAAG GCTCTTGGAGACATGGTGGAAAGTATTGCAGGGGCTATACTTATTGATACCAAGCTTCATCTTGACGATGTGTGGAGAATATTTAAGCCGTTATTATCTCCAATTGTGACCCCAGATAATCTAGTACTGCATCCCTTGCGTAAACTGAACGAATTATGTGACTCTCTTGGGTACTTTAAAAAGGAAATATTTAATGGGGGAGAAATTGTGCATGTTGAGATTAGGTTACAACTTGAAGATGAGCTATTAATTGGGGAGGGATATCATAGGAACAGAAAAGCTGCAAGAGGACAAGCAGCTAAGAGTGTATTGAAGAAACTTGAG AACAAAGGAATTCTTGACTCCCAGTGTGATTTCAAGAGGAGAACGGGTTGTCCTGGTCATACTAATAATTCATCATCCCAAGACATCGATATTAATAGCTGCAGAAAAATATCCGATGAAGGTTCTTCAGAGTCAATAAtccaaataaagcaaaaaacagCTGAAACCCAATTGCCTGCAGAGTCAACTACAGATGCTTCTCTAGGCCATGACTGTTCCAAGAAAACCCGCAGTCCCAATATTGCCACCCCAG TTATTAAGTCAATCAACTTCAAAAGAGGAGGACCCAGAACCACTCTTTTTGACATATGCAAACGACTGCAATGGCCAATGCCTACATTCACACCAACAGAACACAAATCAAG AACTCCAATTGAAATTGGTGAAGGCCCTGAAAGAAGAACaggttttaatatttttgtttccaaaattaGCATCCACATACCAAACTCTGGGATTATCATGTGCACAGGAGATCCGAGAGCTGATAAGAAGAGCTCATTTGACTCTGCAGCACTTGTCATGCTTAATGAGCTAGCACGATTGGAAAAACTTGTGATTGCTGACTCTGCAACTATAGGTGAATGA